Proteins from a genomic interval of Bos mutus isolate GX-2022 chromosome 15, NWIPB_WYAK_1.1, whole genome shotgun sequence:
- the NPAT gene encoding protein NPAT isoform X3, with product MTTGEALNNNTGAQERKNHASLMSPGRRKSESQRKSGPHSTIRNLQDPNAFVVEKQMVIENAREKILSNKSLQEKLAENINKFLTSDNSIAQVPKQTDSNPSEPETSIDELLGLQSEIHMSEEAIQDILEQTESDPAFQALFDLFDYGKTKNNKNISQGICSQHMETNPSVVLAGETNLAVKGTFETEESDDPSGQPSFCTSYQNEDTSNILKNGSNHDELRQEAQEHFSHIDSSIQKKAFKTVVSTEQKCNLDITFESVPSLSDFNERVNSDAECNQHCAELYTSQMSTETEMALEVEKNSLSPNVQNESQLQPDQSPIPISSVVSLGGETNSENLILSGKTSQLLPQNIPLAGKASKKGQFCESSDDTRRLKADFHNSKSPDSREIHQNKIEINNVLPVTSQHLRDCQDNSSLQILPASIENSGLTVSEQKGEIHLEDSVSSIKQPSNDSSSVELNHTIHETQSSKSEKAALDSQEPSSSVKEDGDSIFLSLGENNCEEVTLMPSESNPIEDRHSLPSESVCSSMRESHPESQNTNNKPANDKSTEIDASNIVSLKIIISDDPFVSSDTELNSAVSSISGENLPTIILSSPAKSPARNAELVKCLSSEETTGAISSAEGTGDSASMEQSLLALKPEDSKVNNMQNEDSIALSTNVTPCVSKDGGYIQLMPATSTTFGNSSNILIATCVTDPTALGTTVSQSNVVVLPGNSAPMTAQPPLSQLQTPPRSNSVFAVNQAVSPNFSQGSAIIIASPVQPVLQGMVGMIPVSVVGQNGNTFSAPPRQVLHMPLAAPVCNRSISQFPIPQKSLKSQGLKNKPCTGKQVNNLVDSSSHSVGCHAQRTEVSDKIMATDLGKKLEETTVPFSVESTVPVSKPFESHRRVLCFDTTASPVANTQGTNQKLVSQSKERNDISFSNLDSPIVSSTLKPPANNAVRREREKPSMPKILSKSETPIGRHATIKETPSEKKVSPTETILESFHKATANKENELCSDVERQKNPETSKLSNGQQNGGVRNEKTVTSLQELTRKQGTSSNSKNVFSVGAPVKDLKQDQTRSASSLINPLTKHTTEMLQDTQWHSPVNRLTDSTDLSVPRTSSSGAGEKLKEEPTDGIKVPSSRRFGEDSTPKVMVPPVTPDLPACSPASETGSENSVNMAAHTLMILSRAAISRTTSSTPLKDNTQQFRASSRSTTKKRKIEEVDEHERNSRTSNKGLANSSMPMKKKKIKKKKLPSSFPAGMDVDKFLLSLHYDE from the exons CAAATGGTTATTGAAAATGCACGAGAAAAGATACTAAGCAAcaagtctcttcaagaaaagcttgcagaaaacattaataaatttTTGACTAG TGACAACAGTATTGCTCAAGTACCTAAGCAGACAGATAGCAACCCTAGTGAACCAGAGACTTCAATTGATGAACTCCTGGGACTTCAG agTGAGATCCATATGTCTGAAGAAGCTATACAGGATATATTGGAGCAGACAGAATCAGATCCAGCCTTTCAGGCACTCTTTGATCTATTTGACTATG GTaaaacaaagaataataaaaatatatcacaaGGCATTTGCAGTCAGCATATGGAAACCAATCCCAGTGTAGTCTTAGCAGGTGAAACTAATCTAGCAGTTAAAGGTACTTTTGAAACAGAAGAATCTG ATGATCCATCTGGTCAACCCTCATTTTGTACTTCCTATCAAAATGAAGACACatcaaatattttgaagaatggCAGCAACCATGATGAGCTTAGACAGGAAGCCCAGGAACATTTTTCCCACATAGACTCTAGCATCCAGAAAAAGGCGTTTAAAACAGTTGTATCTACTGAACAGAAGTGTAACCTTGATATTACCTTTGAGTCTGTGCCCAGTTTGAGTGACTTTAATGAAAGAGTAAACTCTGATGCTGAATGTAATCAGCATTGTGCTGAATTATACACCAGTCAGATGTCCACTGAGACTGAAATGGCTCTGGAAGTTGAAAAGAATTCTTTATCTCCCAATGTACAGAATGAATCTCAGTTACAGCCCGATCAGTCTCCTATACCAATAAGTTCAGTTGTTTCCCTTGGTGGTGAAACTAACAGTGAGAacttaattctttctggaaaaaCTTCTCAGCTTTTACCCCAAAATATTCCATTAGCTGGAAAGGCATCTAAAAAAGGTCAATTTTGTGAAAGTTCTGATGATACAAGAAGACTTAAAGCTGATTTCCATAATTCCAAGTCACCAGATTCTAGAGAAATTCATcagaataaaattgaaattaataatGTGTTACCAGTTACATCACAGCATCTTAGAGATTGCCAAGATAATTCTTCGCTTCAGATATTACCTGCGTCTATTGAAAATTCGGGTTTAACTGTATCTGaacaaaaaggagaaattcaCCTTGAAGATTCTGTATCTTCAATTAAACAACCGTCTAATGATTCATCATCTGTTGAGTTAAATCATACAATACATGAAACTCAGTCCTCCAAGTCTGAGAAAGCTGCTTTGGATTCACAAGAGCCTTCATCTTCTGTAAAAGAAGATGGAGatagtatttttctctctttaggtGAAAATAACTGTGAAGAAGTTACACTGATGCCTTCAGAAAGTAATCCTATAGAAGATAGACATTCTCTTCCTTCAGAATCTGTGTGTTCTTCAATGAGGGAGTCTCATCCTGAGTCCCAGAATACTAATAATAAACCTGCTAACGACAAATCTACAGAGATAGATGCATCAAATATAGTCTCTCTCAAAATTATCATCAGTGATGATCCATTTGTTTCCTCAGATACTGAACTTAACAGTGCAGTTTCTAGTATCAGTGGAGAAAACTTGCCAACTATAATTTTGTCTTCTCCTGCTAAATCACCTGCCAGAAATGCAGAATTAGTTAAATGCCTGTCTTCCGAAGAAACCACAGGTGCTATCTCATCTGCTGAAGGAACTGGGGATTCAGCCTCAATGGAACAGAGCCTTTTAGCACTCAAACCTGAGGACTCTAAAGTAAACAACATGCAGAATGAAGACAGCATTGCTCTTTCAACCAATGTTACGCCATGTGTTTCCAAGGATGGAGGATACATACAGTTAATGCCAGCTACGAGCACAACTTTTGGCAATTCAAGTAATATTTTGATAGCTACTTGTGTAACTGATCCAACAGCCTTAGGAACAACTGTCAGTCAGTCAAATGTTGTGGTGTTGCCTGGAAATTCTGCACCTATGACTGCTCAACCTCCACTATCTCAATTACAGACACCCCCAAGGTCAAATAGTGTATTTGCTGTCAATCAAGCTGTGTCACCCAACTTTTCACAAG GATCTGCCATTATAATCGCTTCTCCGGTCCAACCTGTACTGCAAGGAATGGTGGGAATGATTCCTGTGTCTGTGGTTGGACAGAATGGAAATACCTTTTCTGCTCCTCCTCGGCAG GTCCTTCATATGCCTTTGGCAGCACCTGTATGCAATAGAAGTATCTCTCAATTCCCTATCCCTCAAAAATCTTTGAAGAGTCAGGGACTAAAAAACAAACCTTGTACAG GGAAACAGGTAAATAATTTGGTGGATTCATCAAGTCACTCAGTTGGATGTCATGCACAGCG aacTGAAGTTTCTGACAAGATTATGGCTACAGATCTTGGGAAAAAATTGGAAGAAACCACAGTTCCCTTCTCAGTAGAAAGTACAGTTCCAGTTAGCAAGCCATTTGAAAGCCACAGACGTGTGCTCTGTTTTGATACCACTGCTTCTCCTGTGGCAAATACACAGGGGACAAATCAAAAGTTGGTGTCCCAAAGCAAGGAAAGAAATGACATTTCATTTTCTAACCTTGACTCACCCATTGTGTCCTCCACCTTAAAACCCCCTGCTAATAATGCTGTCAGAAGAGAGCGGGAGAAACCTTCTATGCCTAAAATTTTATCTAAATCAGAAACTCCCATTGGCCGACATGCCACCATAAAAGAAACTCCGTCAGAAAAGAAAGTTTCACCAACAGAAACTATACTTGAATCTTTCCATAAAGCAACAGCTAATAAGGAGAATGAACTGTGCAGCGATGTGGAAAGGCAGAAAAATCCAGAAACTTCAAAACTGTCTAATGGGCAGCAAAATGGGGGTGTGCGGAATGAGAAAACTGTAACTTCACTTCAAGAGCTAACCAGAAAACAAGGCACATCCTCAAACagtaaaaatgtcttttcagtaGGTGCACCTGTGAAGGATTTGAAACAAGATCAAACCAGGTCTGCCAGTTCTTTGATTAACCCACTCACCAAACATACCACAGAAATGTTACAAGACACTCAGTGGCATAGCCCAGTAAATAGACTGACAGATAGTACTGATTTATCTGTACCCCGAACATCTAGCTCAGGAGCAGGGGAAAAACTTAAAGAAGAACCTACAGATGGTATCAAGGTCCCTTCTAGTAGGCGTTTTGGTGAAGACAGCACACCCAAAGTAATGGTCCCTCCTGTCACACCAGACTTGCCTGCCTGCAGCCCTGCCAGTGAAACAGGGAGTGAAAACAGTGTGAACATGGCCGCCCATACATTAATGATTCTCTCCAGAGCAGCCATCTCTAGGACTACTTCCTCTACTCCTCTAAAAGACAATACCCAACAATTTAGAGCATCTTCAAGAAGCACCACAAAAAAGCGGAAAATTGAGGAAGTAGATGAGCATGAGCGAAACTCCCGCACTTCTAACAAAGGTCTTGCAAATTCGTCAATGccaatgaaaaagaagaaaattaag